In Geminocystis sp. NIES-3709, a single genomic region encodes these proteins:
- the groL gene encoding chaperonin GroEL (60 kDa chaperone family; promotes refolding of misfolded polypeptides especially under stressful conditions; forms two stacked rings of heptamers to form a barrel-shaped 14mer; ends can be capped by GroES; misfolded proteins enter the barrel where they are refolded when GroES binds) encodes MAKSIIYNEEARRALEKGIDLLAEAVAVTLGPKGRNVVLEKKFGAPQIVNDGVTIAKEIELEDHIENTGVALIRQAASKTNDVAGDGTTTATVLAHAIVKEGLRNVAAGANPIALKRGIDKATEHLVEKIASHSKKVEDSKAIAQVGTISAGNDTEVGDMIAKAMEKVGQEGVISLEEGKSMETELEITEGMRFDKGYISPYFVTDTERMEAVFEDPFILITDKKITLVQDLVPVLEQVARQGKPLIIIAEDIEKEALATLVVNRLRGVLNVAAIKAPGFGDRRKQMLEDIAILTGGQMISEDAGLRLDTTTVDQLGSARRISITKDSTTIVAEGNEKEVKTRCDQIRRQIEESDSSYDKEKLQERLAKLSGGVAVIKVGAATETEMKDRKLRLEDAINATKAAVEEGIVPGGGTTLAHLAPELEAWATANLSAEQLTGALIVARALTAPLKRIAENAGQNGAVVAERVKEKDFNTGYDASNNEYVDMFAAGIVDPAKVTRSAIQNAASIAGMVLTTECIIVDKPEKDKAPAPAGGGDFDY; translated from the coding sequence ATGGCAAAATCAATTATTTACAACGAAGAAGCCCGTCGTGCCCTAGAAAAAGGGATTGACTTATTAGCTGAAGCAGTAGCTGTTACTCTTGGTCCTAAAGGACGTAACGTAGTATTAGAGAAAAAATTTGGTGCTCCTCAAATTGTTAATGACGGTGTAACCATCGCTAAAGAAATCGAATTAGAAGATCACATCGAAAATACTGGAGTTGCTTTAATTCGTCAAGCGGCTTCTAAAACCAACGATGTGGCTGGTGACGGAACTACCACCGCTACTGTATTAGCTCATGCGATCGTCAAAGAAGGCTTACGCAACGTGGCTGCTGGTGCTAACCCCATAGCTCTCAAGCGTGGTATCGACAAAGCTACCGAGCATTTAGTAGAAAAAATTGCGAGTCATTCCAAAAAAGTAGAAGACAGCAAAGCTATTGCTCAAGTGGGTACTATCTCCGCAGGTAACGATACCGAAGTGGGTGATATGATTGCCAAAGCGATGGAAAAAGTAGGGCAAGAAGGCGTTATCTCCCTCGAGGAAGGTAAATCTATGGAAACCGAACTCGAAATCACCGAAGGGATGCGTTTCGATAAGGGTTATATTTCTCCTTACTTCGTAACTGATACCGAACGTATGGAAGCAGTATTTGAAGATCCTTTCATCTTAATTACTGACAAAAAAATTACCTTAGTTCAAGATTTAGTACCTGTTTTAGAACAAGTTGCTCGTCAAGGCAAACCTTTAATCATCATTGCTGAAGACATCGAAAAAGAAGCTCTTGCAACCTTAGTTGTTAACCGTCTTCGTGGCGTGTTAAACGTTGCAGCTATTAAAGCTCCCGGATTTGGCGATCGTCGTAAACAGATGTTAGAAGACATTGCTATTTTAACTGGTGGACAAATGATCAGTGAAGATGCTGGTTTAAGACTTGATACCACCACTGTAGATCAATTAGGTTCTGCTCGTCGTATTAGTATCACGAAAGATAGCACCACGATCGTCGCAGAAGGTAACGAGAAAGAAGTTAAAACCCGTTGTGATCAAATTCGCCGTCAAATCGAAGAATCTGATTCTTCCTACGACAAAGAAAAATTACAAGAGCGTTTAGCTAAATTAAGCGGTGGCGTTGCGGTAATTAAAGTTGGTGCGGCTACCGAAACTGAAATGAAAGATCGTAAGTTACGCTTAGAAGATGCCATCAACGCCACTAAAGCAGCTGTAGAAGAAGGTATCGTTCCAGGTGGTGGTACAACCCTAGCACACTTAGCTCCTGAATTGGAAGCATGGGCAACTGCTAACCTCTCTGCTGAACAGTTAACTGGTGCTTTAATCGTAGCTCGTGCCTTAACTGCACCTTTAAAACGTATTGCCGAAAACGCTGGTCAAAATGGTGCTGTTGTAGCTGAAAGAGTTAAAGAAAAAGACTTCAACACTGGTTATGATGCTTCTAACAATGAGTACGTGGATATGTTCGCCGCAGGTATTGTTGATCCTGCTAAAGTAACCCGTTCTGCTATTCAAAATGCAGCTTCGATCGCTGGAATGGTATTAACCACTGAATGTATTATTGTTGACAAACCTGAGAAAGATAAAGCTCCCGCTCCTGCCGGTGGCGGTGACTTCGATTACTAA